From the Phaeodactylum tricornutum CCAP 1055/1 chromosome 24, whole genome shotgun sequence genome, one window contains:
- a CDS encoding predicted protein, whose product MKDWNESSVSLTAPPVDPSASPLDEDTCHAENTDRELRVLRHRARRPWGTSWWNTLQLASPWTWWGVARLRQVDLGSLRHAFWGVLVPAGGYYHLLTRYRTNEIPVRMGSASPTMDRIELWPCGGTSTPARLDRWFVLLLPLLACPWCLSWTLAAGQTVRELIAQMTALRNLQTPALLDAWQILADSVTNGRAYRTRSYDVYLPPPSSSTHPPPPRCRAALWFLPGAAVDHTAYAAPAAMLSDLGYLVVVVGAEPMRLATPELGCHAARLRAVRARVWARYRTASAGPCTTVPWYLVGHSLGAFTASHVVEELGVTKLVAWGVAPFPNWNDLSHTHQTLPQTSFLSMLLIQGSRDSIVETFGSDDKWRTLRARFPPSLEEHVLEGGTHCGFASYRSDAFPEVSDLPRSQQQARAVALTDAFLSDRRRHATHTPNGYSVTDFLAQRRTVE is encoded by the coding sequence ATGAAGGATTGGAACGAATCATCGGTGTCGCTTACGGCTCCGCCTGTCGACCCCTCCGCCTCCCCGCTCGACGAGGATACGTGCCACGCCGAGAACACGGACCGTGAATTGCGCGTACTCCGTCACCGTGCCCGTCGACCATGGGGAACGTCTTGGTGGAACACGCTGCAACTGGCTTCTCCCTGGACTTGGTGGGGAGTGGCACGTTTGCGGCAAGTCGATCTGGGGAGTTTGCGGCACGCCTTTTGGGGTGTACTGGTTCCCGCCGGGGGGTACTACCACTTACTGACGCGGTATCGTACCAACGAGATACCCGTACGCATGGGGTCCGCATCACCAACGATGGATCGTATCGAACTGTGGCCTTGCGGTGGAACCTCGACACCGGCACGGCTGGATCGTTGGTTCGTACTGTTGTTGCCCCTCTTGGCGTGTCCCTGGTGTCTCTCGTGGACGCTGGCCGCCGGACAAACCGTCCGTGAACTAATTGCCCAAATGACGGCCTTGCGCAATCTGCAAACCCCGGCTTTGTTGGATGCTTGGCAAATACTGGCCGACTCGGTGACCAACGGACGAGCCTATCGCACCCGCTCGTACGACGTCTACCTACCGCccccgtcgtcgtcgacccatccaccaccaccacgttGTCGGGCCGCTCTCTGGTTTCTCCCCGGAGCTGCCGTCGATCACACCGCCTACGCGGCACCCGCCGCCATGCTCTCCGATTTAGGCTACCTCGTCGTGGTTGTCGGGGCCGAACCCATGCGGTTGGCGACTCCGGAACTCGGCTGCCACGCGGCTCGGCTCCGGGCCGTCCGCGCCCGCGTCTGGGCACGCTATCGAACCGCATCGGCCGGGCCGTGCACCACCGTGCCCTGGTACCTAGTGGGACATTCGTTGGGAGCATTTACCGCCAGTCACGTGGTGGAGGAATTGGGGGTGACCAAGTTGGTGGCCTGGGGAGTAGCACCCTTTCCGAATTGGAACGATCTGTCGCACACCCATCAAACTCTGCCACAGACATCTTTCTTGTCCATGCTGCTGATCCAGGGTTCCAGGGATAGTATTGTCGAGACGTTCGGGAGCGACGACAAGTGGCGGACTTTGCGTGCGCGGTTCCCGCCCTCGTTGGAGGAACACGTCCTCGAGGGAGGTACCCACTGCGGATTCGCCAGTTACCGGTCAGACGCCTTTCCCGAAGTCAGTGATTTGCCCCGGTCCCAGCAACAGGCGCGCGCCGTGGCGCTCACCGACGCCTTTTTGTCggaccgccgccgccacgccACACACACGCCGAACGGATATTCGGTGACCGATTTCCTAGCACAACGCCGTACGGTAGAGTAA
- a CDS encoding predicted protein: MASHLAETSSGELHLSDGKKGGLPELLKALESINVRSIHLDGSSLADWEKAQVEELLKKIGNLSSMRSLHLFGGSFTALSLAELLRTASKLQFSEIGRTLVEGDEDAISDFNGALYGHKSLEEFIAMDFDFCLDKTKLETSIDDLIKSLSTIPTLRVVKIEASSEHKMYCSKFCLAPLMRAKSLTTLLLARLPLEPMHFNILAFSIARSSLIYLALPYTNMDDEAAANLSAACVASDAVEEIDFSSNEIGDIGCIAIASNLTETKTVRVVRLEGNKAIGSKGYGALAEMLTANYSVEILEIGHGGDAACRVVIDEQLSKNRAVRRDMSAHAA; the protein is encoded by the coding sequence ATGGCTTCGCACTTGGCGGAGACGTCTTCGGGGGAGCTTCACCTTTCGGACGGCAAGAAAGGTGGCCTTCCCGAGCTCCTGAAAGCACTCGAGTCGATCAATGTCCGCTCTATTCATTTGGACGGTAGCTCTTTGGCCGACTGGGAAAAGGCCCAGGTCGAGGAACTCTTAAAAAAAATTGGAAATCTCTCGAGTATGCGGTCTCTCCACCTTTTTGGTGGGTCATTCACAGCTCTTTCACTGGCCGAGCTACTACGCACTGCTTCTAAACTACAATTCTCCGAGATTGGTCGCACCCTTGTTGAAGGGGACGAAGATGCAATTTCCGACTTCAATGGGGCTCTGTATGGACACAAATCCTTGGAAGAGTTTATTGCTATGGACTTCGACTTTTGCTTGGATAAAACAAAATTGGAAACCTCAATAGACGATTTGATCAAGAGTTTGAGCACGATTCCAACTCTTCGTGTAGTGAAAATTGAAGCAAGCTCAGAACACAAGATGTACTGTTCCAAGTTTTGTTTAGCTCCATTGATGCGCGCAAAATCATTGACGACACTTTTGTTGGCTCGTTTGCCTTTGGAGCCAATGCATTTCAACATTCTGGCATTTTCCATTGCCCGATCCAGTCTAATTTACCTTGCCCTTCCGTACACCAATATGGACGATGAAGCCGCGGCGAATCTCTCCGCGGCCTGTGTTGCAAGCGATGCAGTGGAAGAGATTgacttttcttccaacgaaaTTGGTGATATTGGTTGTATCGCTATCGCTTCTAATTTGACTGAAACGAAAACAGTTCGCGTCGTTCGCTTGGAAGGCAATAAGGCGATTGGATCGAAAGGATATGGAGCTCTAGCAGAGATGCTCACTGCGAACTATAGTGTGGAAATTCTAGAAATCGGGCACGGTGGCGATGCCGCTTGTCGCGTTGTGATTGATGAACAGCTTAGCAAGAATAGAGCTGTACGTCGAGATATGTCAGCCCATGCGGCCTAG
- a CDS encoding predicted protein — translation MEMSSESDEPPSSPSAVAPSQSEEIRLDPDQQAAYDAAWHALTQSLTTDLDPPPPTVVSLDDPNRADRDADEEDAPPVALVTPMRGHHALFRALERLEGNDKREETLVTRAPLTNTLTSVVLQDSYTDSAAALAALQAAGSSFPRKVCQHPFRKNDIVWVCRTCQADETCVLCHNCFSQSNHEGHDVAFYHAQAGGCCDCGDPDAWDPDGFCPHHGPNAVNASDARLPEGFTHRVQGVVPAVVDWMVRDVAAVGETGYARCHAPTPLRRASSDHEDLPPSLPSLAQRSASMPLEQELQSVGMDIDEELFAETAENDETAADDEDLLSDRFHSVVDSLRMYGPSNFNHRTHVFSPTAASKSGAAADSLRRHEARAEALGRKGATGGGLFLVLHHDDVHTSQSWLDALREFLGSTNYYTDTLLGKLIKALKTYGQLIVWGTMEVATEVGWTQVQLWMDGDKVASTRIGALLLEHASRLTRHGAFCSILTREELWLEQKAVGVLQWLSKLAESCHPFCNTVAACILPNRHLVPLLEADFKMSARVMKAWYSLLLTLLAVPTFKSHLAAAYCDTYRSVTAKYARGMGVLERSGYQLSVQFLNRVQYVVDLVQGRDLLGKLGKTLLDTLLVARRPRNLNGRLNPNHHVLAHRRYSPCISDLKCVLNVKGMPRLFAAKGGTFLGDWIEVLSIAQFMDPQSWRHWTFGHVEDESRGWVGAFNASISLGSIFERLLSWEDEEPSPITDSTSPLSRNLMPCLELTFHILVEGVSRWQKSEVLFYDSTPNSSVIEVHKRCPASLPFSTIAAQRGTALAMRQLPISQVTPFSFHLPLHRFVAGCIRELCLRHPRFVRRFGAATGLPWAIKC, via the exons ATGGAAATGTCCTCCGAGTCTGACGAGCCTCCCAGCTCGCCATCCGCGGTGGCGCCATCGCAGTCGGAAGAAATCCGGCTGGATCCGGACCAGCAGGCCGCCTACGACGCCGCTTGGCACGCCTTGACGCAAAGCCTAACGACCGATTTGGATCCTCCACCACCCACGGTTGTTTCACTGGATGATCCGAATCGTGCGGATCGGgacgccgacgaagaggacgcTCCGCCCGTAGccttggtcactcccatgCGCGGTCATCACGCACTCTTCCGAGCCCTCGAACGACTCGAAGGGAATGACAAACGCGAAGAAACCCTGGTGACGCGGGCCCCTTTGACGAATACTCTCACGAGCGTGGTTTTGCAGGATTCGTACACGGACAGCGCGGCGGCGCTGGCGGCCTTGCAAGCGGCGGGTTCCAGTTTTCCGCGCAAGGTCTGTCAACATCCGTTTCGGAAAAACGATATCGTCTGGGTCTGCCGGACCTGTCAAGCCGACGAAACTTGCGTTCTTTGTCACAACTGTTTTTCCCAGTCGAATCATGAAGGTCACGACGTTGCCTTTTATCACGCTCAAGCCGGTGGTTGTTGCGATTGCGGAGATCCGGATG CTTGGGACCCCGACGGGTTTTGTCCCCACCATGGCCCCAACGCCGTAAACGCCAGTGATGCGCGGCTGCCGGAAGGCTTCACGCATCGGGTCCAAGGCGTCGTCCCCGCCGTCGTGGATTGGATGGTCCGGGACGTGGCAGCTGTGGGGGAAACCGGTTACGCCCGATGTCACGCTCCAACACCCTTACGGCGTGCAAGCTCGGATCACGAAGACCTGCCCCCATCGTTACCGAGTTTGGCACAACGCTCCGCGTCCATGCCGCTGGAACAGGAGCTCCAGTCGGTTGGGATGGACATTGATGAGGAACTCTTTGCGGAGACCGCAGAAAACGATGAAACGgccgccgacgacgaagacctCTTGTCGGATCGGTTTCATTCGGTGGTCGATTCCTTGCGTATGTACGGCCCTTCCAACTTCAATCACCGCACTCACGTCTTTTCGCCGACGGCGGCGTCGAAAAGTGGGGCCGCGGCCGATAGTCTCCGGCGCCACGAAGCCCGGGCCGAAGCTTTGGGGCGTAAAGGTGCTACGGGTGGTGGTTTGTTCCTGGTACTACACCACGATGACGTTCACACTTCACAGTCTTGGCTAGACGCGTTACGTGAATTTCTGGGATCTACCAATTATTATACGGACACTTTGTTGGGTAAACTCATCAAAGCGTTGAAAACGTACGGGCAGCTGATCGTTTGGGGGACGATGGAAGTCGCCACGGAGGTGGGCTGGACTCAGGTGCAACTTTGGATGGATGGTGACAAGGTGGCATCGACAAGAATTGGGGCACTCTTGCTGGAGCATGCGAGCCGCTTAACTCGGCACGGGGCATTTTGTAGTATTTTGACCCGTGAGGAGCTGTGGTTGGAGCAAAAGGCAGTTGGCGTCTTGCAGTGGTTGTCCAAACTCGCCGAATCCTGTCACCCGTTTTGCAATACTGTTGCGGCCTGCATTTTACCCAACCGCCATCTAGTGCCTCTGCTCGAGGCGGATTTCAAAATGAGTGCGCGGGTTATGAAAGCTTGGTATTCGCTTTTGCTGACTTTGCTGGCGGTCCCGACCTTCAAGTCGCACCTGGCAGCGGCGTATTGCGATACATATCGGAGCGTGACTGCCAAATATGCGCGTGGTATGGGCGTCTTGGAACGCAGTGGCTACCAATTGTCGGTGCAGTTCTTGAACCGTGTGCAGTACGTGGTGGATCTCGTCCAGGGTCGGGACTTGCTGGGAAAGTTGGGCAAGACTCTACTGGACACCTTGCTGGTTGCTCGCCGACCTCGGAACCTAAACGGGCGACTCAATCCGAATCATCATGTTTTGGCTCATCGCCGATATTCGCCGTGTATTTCTGATCTCAAGTGCGTACTGAATGTCAAGGGGATGCCGCGGCTCTTTGCAGCCAAAGGGGGCACCTTTTTGGGCGACTGGATTGAAGTCTTGAGCATTGCACAGTTTATGGATCCACAGAGTTGGAGGCACTGGACTTTCGGACACGTCGAAGATGAATCTCGTGGATGGGTGGGTGCGTTTAATGCTAGCATTTCGCTTGGTAGTATTTTTGAACGCTTGCTAAGCTGGGAAGATGAAGAGCCGTCGCCGATCACCGATTCGACTTCCCCTCTTTCACGAAATCTCATGCCTTGTCTCGAGCTTACGTTTCACATTCTGGTGGAGGGGGTATCTCGGTGGCAGAAATCGGAAGTCTTATTTTACGATTCAACTCCAAACTCTTCCGTAATCGAAGTCCACAAACGATGTCCCGCAAGTCTTCCCTTTTCGACCATTGCAGCACAACGAGGGACAGCACTGGCAATGAGGCAGCTTCCCATTTCCCAAGTTACCCCTTTTAGCTTTCACTTGCCTTTGCACCGATTCGTAGCTGGATGTATACGAGAGCTGTGCCTAC GGCATCCCAGATTCGTGCGTCGCTTTGGCGCCGCAACGGGCCTGCCCTGGGCGATCAAGTGTTGA
- a CDS encoding predicted protein: MAPRLRTRLLVATTTPTEGCTRTSRSDGLGTPPRPTSEAVSASTATTLPSSPRNRSMATGMVSSQGNVENLQESPTATTTSPEESALARTTTAVLPQSPPTTTRVTPQKETSPLSTTESIQSPETLLHKDSRDATKAPIVFQRTMSSFIRVADLKLDDGTIYTDEDEDLLSDDDAVPNFHTTSVDPPPGVILDPKERWVALDDGTGRHAPIAPHVVRALANVGKSYAFDQTLWTPDGKTAKVVKHNAPGWHTQTWRTDGVWDCQQCVSEDVLVWSGVFPTGFYGSDLPAVRSASVINMSPQDLVDLLLDSSRVQEYNKLSLGRIDLLTLQATMEDGPFGGITKVMRSESKPPLVRKTLQFTSICHVRKLADDSGYKIVSRAVTMPTAADQQSTSGIGAVGPVMHSEILLGVNILKRIEGAPNQTGLVTVNHIRSPMVPMMIAKRIGLQASYNFVHDLRQCC, translated from the coding sequence ATGGCTCCACGCTTACGCACACGGTTGTTGGTCGCCACCACTACTCCGACGGAAGGATGCACGCGGACGTCGAGAAGCGACGGTCTCGGTACACCACCACGACCCACATCGGAGGCGGTGTCCGCATCGACGGCCACTACACTCCCCTCCTCGCCCCGTAACCGATCCATGGCGACCGGCATGGTTTCCTCCCAAGGGAACGTGGAGAATTTGCAAGAGAGTCCcaccgcgacgacgacgtccccgGAAGAATCGGCCCTCGCCCGCACCACGACGGCGGTCCTTCCGCAGTCTCCTCCAACGACCACGCGAGTCACGCCCCAGAAGGAAACGTCCCCGCTGTCAACCACGGAATCCATCCAAAGTCCGGAAACACTCCTCCACAAAGACTCGCGTGACGCTACGAAAGCACCAATCGTCTTTCAACGCACAATGTCCAGTTTTATTCGGGTCGCTGACTTGAAGCTTGACGATGGGACGATTTAtacggacgaagacgaagacttgttgtcggacgacgatgcgGTGCCCAATTTCCACACTACGTCGGTCGACCCCCCGCCCGGAGTCATCCTGGATCCGAAGGAACGTTGGGTTGCGTTGGACGACGGCACCGGCCGACACGCCCCCATTGCACCCCACGTCGTTCGCGCACTCGCCAACGTGGGCAAATCCTACGCCTTTGATCAGACGCTCTGGACTCCCGACGGGAAAACGGCCAAGGTTGTCAAGCACAACGCGCCGGGATGGCACACGCAAACGTGGCGGACCGACGGGGTTTGGGATTGTCAACAGTGTGTTTCCGAGGACGTACTCGTGTGGTCCGGAGTCTTCCCCACCGGATTTTACGGCAGTGATCTACCGGCCGTGCGATCCGCTTCCGTCATTAATATGTCACCACAGGACTTGGTGGATTTGTTATTGGACTCCTCGCGAGTCCAGGAGTACAACAAACTCAGTTTGGGACGCATTGATTTGCTCACGTTGCAAGCCACCATGGAGGACGGTCCGTTTGGCGGGATTACCAAAGTCATGCGCAGTGAAAGCAAACCACCGCTGGTACGCAAGACTCTCCAGTTTACCAGTATCTGCCACGTTCGCAAGCTGGCCGACGATTCCGGCTACAAGATTGTGTCCCGCGCGGTCACGATGCCGACCGCCGCGGACCAGCAATCCACCAGTGGGATTGGTGCGGTCGGCCCCGTCATGCACAGCGAAATTTTGCTCGGCGTCAATATACTGAAACGGATCGAAGGGGCGCCGAATCAAACGGGACTGGTAACGGTCAACCACATTCGATCCCCCATGGTACCCATGATGATTGCCAAACGTATCGGCTTGCAGGCTTCGTACAACTTTGTACACGATTTGCGGCAATGCTGTTGA